One Mycobacterium marseillense DNA window includes the following coding sequences:
- the glyA gene encoding serine hydroxymethyltransferase: MSAPLAEVDPDIAGLLGQELGRQRDMLEMIASENFVPRAVLQAQGSVLTNKYAEGLPGRRYYGGCEYVDVVENIARDRAKALFGADFANVQPHSGAQANAAVLHALMKPGERLLGLDLANGGHLTHGMKLNFSGKLYENGFYGVDPTTHLVDMDAVRATALEFRPKVIIAGWSAYPRILDFAAFRSIADEVDAKLWVDMAHFAGLVAADLHPSPVPHADIVSTTIHKTLGGGRSGMILGKQEYAKAINSAVFPGQQGGPLMHVIAGKAVALKIASTPEFVERQQRTLSGARILADRLLAADVAKAGVSVVSGGTDVHLVLVDLRNSPLDGQAAEDLLHEVGITVNRNAVPNDPRPPMVTSGLRIGTPALATRGFGDAEFSEVADVIATALAAGSSADVAGLRQRVTRLAQEFPLYEGLEDWALVGR; this comes from the coding sequence ATGTCCGCCCCCCTCGCCGAGGTCGATCCCGACATCGCCGGGCTGCTGGGCCAGGAACTCGGCCGCCAGCGCGACATGCTCGAAATGATCGCGTCGGAGAACTTCGTGCCGCGCGCGGTGCTGCAGGCCCAGGGCAGCGTGCTGACCAACAAGTACGCCGAGGGCTTGCCGGGGCGCCGCTATTACGGCGGCTGCGAGTACGTCGACGTCGTGGAGAACATCGCCCGCGACCGGGCCAAGGCACTCTTCGGCGCCGACTTCGCCAACGTGCAGCCGCATTCGGGCGCCCAGGCCAACGCCGCCGTGCTGCATGCGCTGATGAAGCCGGGGGAGCGGCTGCTGGGTCTGGACCTGGCCAACGGCGGTCACCTGACGCACGGCATGAAGCTGAACTTCTCCGGCAAGCTCTACGAGAACGGTTTCTACGGCGTCGACCCGACGACGCACCTCGTCGACATGGACGCGGTGCGCGCCACGGCGCTGGAATTCCGCCCCAAGGTGATCATCGCCGGTTGGTCGGCCTACCCGCGCATCCTCGACTTCGCGGCGTTCCGGTCCATCGCCGACGAGGTCGACGCCAAGCTCTGGGTGGACATGGCGCACTTCGCGGGCCTGGTCGCCGCCGACCTGCACCCTTCGCCGGTGCCGCACGCCGACATCGTGTCGACCACCATCCACAAGACGCTCGGTGGCGGGCGCTCGGGCATGATCCTCGGCAAGCAGGAGTACGCCAAGGCGATCAACTCCGCGGTGTTCCCCGGCCAGCAGGGCGGGCCGCTCATGCACGTCATCGCGGGCAAGGCCGTCGCGCTGAAGATCGCGAGCACCCCCGAATTCGTCGAGCGGCAGCAGCGCACACTGTCGGGTGCGCGCATCCTCGCCGACCGGCTGTTGGCCGCCGACGTCGCCAAGGCCGGCGTGTCGGTGGTCAGCGGTGGCACCGACGTGCACCTGGTGCTGGTGGATCTGCGCAACTCCCCGCTCGACGGCCAGGCCGCCGAGGACCTGCTGCACGAGGTCGGCATCACCGTCAACCGCAACGCGGTGCCCAACGACCCGCGGCCGCCGATGGTCACGTCGGGTCTGCGGATCGGCACGCCCGCCCTGGCCACCCGCGGCTTCGGCGACGCCGAATTCAGCGAGGTCGCCGACGTCATCGCCACCGCCCTCGCGGCCGGCAGCTCGGCCGACGTCGCGGGACTGCGGCAGCGCGTGACACGGCTGGCCCAGGAGTTTCCGCTGTACGAGGGCCTCGAAGACTGGGCGCTGGTCGGCCGCTGA
- a CDS encoding nuclear transport factor 2 family protein, with translation MPNAAKTEAIRSTVHRYIELVAKGSADDLVELYADDATVEDPVGGEVHIGRQAIHGFYSAVDNLQRECELKTLRVAGNEAAFQFRLTVTAGEHRMVIEPIDVMVFDGSGKIAAMKAYWSPEDEVAPS, from the coding sequence ATGCCGAATGCCGCCAAGACCGAAGCGATCAGAAGCACGGTCCACCGCTACATCGAGTTGGTCGCCAAGGGCAGCGCCGACGATTTGGTCGAGTTGTACGCCGATGACGCCACGGTCGAGGACCCGGTCGGCGGCGAGGTGCACATCGGGCGCCAGGCGATCCACGGCTTCTACTCCGCGGTCGACAACCTGCAGCGCGAATGCGAACTGAAGACGTTGCGCGTCGCCGGCAACGAGGCGGCCTTCCAGTTCCGGCTGACCGTGACCGCCGGCGAGCACCGGATGGTGATCGAGCCGATCGACGTCATGGTCTTCGACGGCAGCGGGAAGATCGCCGCGATGAAGGCGTACTGGTCACCCGAGGACGAGGTCGCCCCGAGCTAG
- a CDS encoding (2Z,6E)-farnesyl diphosphate synthase, whose protein sequence is MEIIPRRLKEPLYRIYELRLRQGLTASKSELPRHIAVLCDGNRRWARDAGYDDVSYGYRMGALKIAEMLRWCQEAGIEMTTVYLLSTENLQRDPEELAGLIEIITDVVEEICAPANRWSVRTVGDLELLGEQPARRLRGAVESTPVVAPFHVNVAVGYGGRREIVDAVRSLLSKELANGATAEELIDTVTVDAISENLYTSGQPDPDLVIRTSGEQRLSGFLLWQSAYSEMWFTEAHWPAFRRVDFLRALRDYSQRHRRYGK, encoded by the coding sequence GTGGAAATCATCCCGCGGCGACTCAAAGAGCCGCTGTATCGGATCTACGAATTGCGGTTGCGGCAGGGTCTGACCGCTTCCAAGTCGGAACTGCCCCGCCACATCGCGGTGCTGTGCGACGGGAACCGGCGCTGGGCGCGCGACGCGGGATACGACGACGTGAGCTACGGCTACCGGATGGGTGCCCTCAAGATCGCCGAGATGTTGCGCTGGTGTCAGGAAGCCGGCATCGAAATGACCACCGTCTACCTGCTTTCCACGGAGAACCTGCAGCGCGATCCCGAGGAGCTGGCGGGCCTCATCGAAATCATCACCGACGTCGTCGAGGAGATCTGCGCGCCGGCCAACCGCTGGAGCGTGCGCACCGTCGGCGACCTCGAGCTGCTCGGCGAGCAACCGGCCCGCCGGCTGCGCGGGGCCGTGGAGTCCACCCCGGTGGTGGCGCCCTTCCACGTCAACGTCGCCGTCGGCTACGGCGGGCGCCGCGAAATCGTCGACGCGGTGCGTTCGCTGTTGAGCAAGGAACTCGCCAACGGCGCGACCGCCGAAGAGCTGATCGACACGGTCACCGTCGATGCGATCTCGGAAAACCTCTACACCTCGGGTCAGCCGGATCCCGACCTGGTGATCCGCACCTCGGGCGAGCAACGACTCTCCGGTTTCCTGCTGTGGCAGAGCGCGTACTCGGAGATGTGGTTCACCGAGGCGCACTGGCCCGCGTTCCGCCGGGTCGACTTCCTGCGCGCGCTGCGTGACTACAGCCAGCGGCACCGCCGCTACGGCAAGTAA
- a CDS encoding acyl-ACP desaturase: MAQRPVANALTLELEPVVEANMDRHLSTEDIWFAHDYVPFERGENFAFLGGRDWDSSSMTLPRPLTDACEIMLLLKDNLAAHHREFVEHFILEEWWGRWIGRWTAEEHLHAIALREYLVVTREVDPTANEEARVQYVMKGYRADTYSQVETLVHMAFTERNHAVLCENLAAKLEEPILAGLVDRIARDERRHEVFFSNLIAHCLDYTRDETIAAIAARAAELDVPGADIDAYADKVRNVAEAGIFGPEHLRQAISDRITAWGLADEPALRQFIVA, from the coding sequence ATGGCACAGAGACCCGTCGCGAACGCGCTAACCCTCGAACTCGAGCCGGTCGTCGAAGCCAATATGGATCGTCACCTGTCCACCGAGGACATCTGGTTCGCCCACGACTACGTGCCGTTCGAGCGCGGCGAGAACTTCGCCTTCCTTGGTGGACGCGACTGGGATTCGTCGTCGATGACGCTGCCCAGGCCGTTGACGGACGCCTGCGAGATCATGCTGCTGCTCAAGGACAACCTCGCGGCACACCACCGCGAGTTCGTCGAGCACTTCATCCTCGAGGAGTGGTGGGGGCGCTGGATCGGTCGTTGGACCGCCGAGGAGCACCTGCACGCCATCGCGCTGCGCGAATACCTGGTGGTCACCCGCGAGGTCGACCCGACGGCCAATGAGGAGGCCCGCGTCCAGTACGTGATGAAGGGCTACCGCGCCGACACCTACTCCCAGGTGGAAACCCTGGTGCACATGGCGTTCACCGAACGCAACCACGCGGTGCTCTGCGAGAACCTGGCCGCCAAGCTCGAAGAGCCGATCCTGGCCGGCCTCGTCGACCGGATCGCACGCGACGAGCGGCGGCACGAGGTGTTCTTCTCCAACCTCATCGCGCACTGCCTGGATTACACCCGCGACGAGACAATCGCGGCGATCGCCGCCCGCGCGGCCGAGCTGGACGTGCCCGGCGCCGACATCGACGCCTATGCGGACAAGGTGCGAAACGTCGCCGAGGCAGGCATTTTCGGTCCGGAACACCTGCGGCAGGCGATTTCGGACCGCATCACCGCGTGGGGGCTCGCGGACGAGCCCGCGCTGCGGCAATTCATCGTCGCCTGA
- a CDS encoding PhoH family protein → MTDIRTYVIDTSVLLSDPWACSRFAEHEVVVPLVVISELEAKRHHHELGWFARQALRLFDDLRLVHGRLDQPIPIGAQGGTLHVELNHTDPAVLPAGFRNDNNDCRILSCAANLAAEGKRVTLVSKDIPLRVKAAAVGLAADEYHAQDVVASGWSGMHEIETATEDIDALFTDGEIDLAEARDLPCHTGIRLLGGSSHALGRVNADKRVQLVRGDREVFGLRGRSAEQRVALDLLLDESVGIVSLGGKAGTGKSALALCAGLEAVLERRTQRKVVVFRPLYAVGGQELGYLPGSESEKMGPWAQAVFDTLEGLASPAVLEEVLSRGMLEVLPLTHIRGRSLHDSFVIVDEAQSLERNVLLTVLSRLGTGSRVVLTHDIAQRDNLRVGRHDGVAAVIEKLKGHPLFAHITLLRSERSPIAALVTEMLEEIAGPH, encoded by the coding sequence GTGACCGATATCCGGACCTACGTGATCGACACTTCCGTGCTGCTATCCGACCCGTGGGCGTGCAGCCGGTTCGCCGAACACGAGGTGGTTGTTCCGTTGGTGGTGATCAGCGAGCTGGAGGCTAAACGCCACCATCACGAGCTGGGATGGTTCGCCCGTCAGGCGCTGCGCCTGTTCGACGATCTTCGGCTCGTGCACGGCCGTCTCGATCAGCCCATTCCCATTGGGGCACAAGGCGGTACGCTCCACGTCGAACTCAACCACACCGACCCGGCGGTGCTGCCCGCCGGTTTCCGCAACGACAACAACGACTGCCGGATCCTGAGTTGCGCCGCTAACCTGGCCGCCGAAGGCAAACGAGTCACGTTGGTCAGCAAGGACATTCCGCTTCGGGTCAAGGCTGCGGCGGTGGGGTTGGCCGCCGACGAGTACCACGCGCAAGACGTCGTGGCTTCCGGTTGGTCGGGCATGCACGAGATCGAAACCGCCACCGAGGATATCGACGCCTTGTTCACCGACGGCGAGATCGATCTGGCCGAAGCCCGAGACCTGCCCTGCCACACCGGCATTCGGCTGCTCGGTGGCAGCTCGCACGCGCTGGGCAGGGTCAACGCGGACAAGCGCGTTCAGCTGGTCCGCGGTGATCGCGAAGTGTTCGGGTTGCGCGGCCGGTCCGCCGAACAGCGCGTCGCCCTGGACTTGCTGCTCGACGAGTCGGTCGGCATCGTGTCGCTGGGCGGCAAGGCCGGCACCGGCAAGTCGGCGCTGGCGCTGTGTGCCGGGCTGGAGGCCGTGCTGGAGCGGCGAACCCAGCGCAAGGTGGTGGTCTTCCGCCCGCTGTACGCCGTCGGTGGCCAGGAATTGGGGTACCTGCCCGGCAGCGAGAGCGAAAAGATGGGCCCCTGGGCGCAGGCCGTCTTCGACACGCTCGAGGGCCTGGCCAGTCCCGCGGTCCTCGAGGAGGTGCTCTCGCGCGGCATGCTCGAAGTGCTGCCGCTGACCCACATCCGGGGCCGCTCGCTGCACGACTCGTTCGTCATCGTCGATGAGGCGCAGTCGCTGGAGCGCAACGTGTTGCTCACGGTGTTGTCCAGGCTGGGCACCGGGTCGCGGGTGGTCCTGACCCACGACATCGCCCAGCGCGACAACTTGCGGGTGGGCCGCCACGACGGGGTCGCCGCGGTGATCGAGAAGCTCAAGGGCCATCCGCTGTTCGCCCACATCACGCTGTTGCGCAGCGAGCGATCGCCGATCGCCGCGCTGGTCACCGAGATGCTCGAGGAGATCGCCGGGCCGCACTGA
- a CDS encoding polysaccharide deacetylase family protein, translating to MAKRPDTLAWRYGRTLVGVIAAVAVLVIGGLTGHVTRADNLSCGVIKCVALTFDDGPGPFDERLLQILKDNDAKATFFLIGNKVAANPAGAKRIADAGMEIGSHTWEHPNMTTIPREDIAAQFSKANDAITAATGRTPTLYRPAGGLSDPVVRQTAGQFGLAEILWDVIPFDWANDSNTAATRSMLMTYIKPGSVVLFHNTYSSTVDLVYQFIPVLKANGYRMVTVSELLGPRAPGSSYGSRENGTPVNGLRDIPASDIPTLPNTPSPKPMPNFPITDIPGQNSGGPNNGA from the coding sequence GTGGCGAAACGACCCGACACTTTGGCCTGGCGCTACGGGCGCACGCTGGTCGGTGTCATCGCGGCCGTCGCGGTGCTGGTGATCGGCGGGCTGACCGGTCACGTGACACGCGCCGACAACCTGAGCTGCGGGGTCATCAAATGCGTGGCGTTGACGTTCGACGATGGCCCCGGCCCCTTCGACGAGCGGCTGCTGCAGATCCTGAAGGACAACGACGCGAAGGCCACCTTCTTTCTGATCGGCAACAAGGTGGCCGCCAACCCGGCGGGGGCCAAGCGCATCGCTGACGCGGGAATGGAAATCGGCAGCCACACCTGGGAACACCCCAACATGACCACCATCCCGCGGGAGGACATCGCCGCGCAGTTCTCCAAGGCGAACGACGCGATCACCGCCGCGACCGGCCGCACGCCGACGCTGTACCGGCCCGCGGGCGGCTTGTCCGACCCCGTCGTGCGCCAGACCGCCGGGCAATTCGGGTTGGCCGAAATCCTGTGGGACGTCATCCCTTTCGACTGGGCCAATGATTCGAACACGGCGGCGACGCGATCGATGCTGATGACCTACATCAAGCCGGGTTCGGTGGTGCTGTTCCATAACACCTACTCGAGCACCGTCGATCTGGTCTATCAGTTCATCCCGGTGCTCAAGGCCAACGGCTACCGGATGGTGACGGTCAGCGAACTGCTGGGACCACGCGCCCCCGGCAGCAGTTACGGCAGCCGGGAGAACGGGACACCCGTCAACGGTCTGCGCGACATCCCCGCCAGTGACATCCCCACGCTGCCCAACACGCCCTCACCCAAGCCGATGCCCAACTTCCCGATCACCGACATTCCCGGGCAGAACTCCGGCGGGCCGAACAACGGTGCCTAG
- the trhA gene encoding PAQR family membrane homeostasis protein TrhA, producing the protein MSSQTSTAPNPEPDNESIVPGNTVEQLVEGAAQVLTKPRLRGWIHFYSAWLAVITGATLVSVSWAASSARAGHSTLIYAACTVALFAVSSTYHRVHWKSDLARIRMKRLDHSMIFVFIAGSYTPFARLVMPQETGVVVLCIVWGGALAGILLKVCWPTAPRWLGVPLYLLLGWVAIWYAPTILHQAGVAAMVLLAVGGVFYSVGGIFYGLRWPDPWPRTFGYHEFFHAFTAIAAILHYIAMWFAVFYTEDKAWLLGG; encoded by the coding sequence ATGAGCAGCCAGACCAGCACCGCCCCCAATCCGGAGCCTGACAACGAATCGATCGTTCCGGGCAACACCGTCGAGCAGCTCGTCGAAGGTGCCGCCCAGGTTCTGACCAAGCCCCGGCTGCGCGGTTGGATCCACTTCTATTCGGCGTGGCTGGCCGTCATCACGGGCGCCACGCTGGTGTCGGTGTCGTGGGCCGCCTCCTCGGCCCGCGCCGGTCATTCGACGCTGATCTACGCCGCGTGCACCGTGGCGCTGTTCGCGGTCAGCTCCACCTATCACCGGGTGCACTGGAAGTCAGATCTGGCCCGGATCCGGATGAAGCGACTCGACCATTCGATGATCTTCGTCTTCATCGCCGGCAGCTATACGCCGTTCGCGCGGCTGGTGATGCCGCAGGAGACCGGCGTGGTGGTGCTGTGCATCGTGTGGGGCGGGGCGCTCGCGGGCATCTTGCTGAAGGTGTGCTGGCCGACGGCGCCGCGCTGGCTCGGCGTGCCGCTCTACTTGCTGCTGGGCTGGGTGGCGATCTGGTACGCGCCGACGATCCTGCACCAGGCCGGGGTGGCCGCGATGGTGCTGCTGGCCGTGGGCGGTGTGTTCTACAGCGTCGGCGGCATTTTCTACGGCTTACGTTGGCCCGACCCGTGGCCGCGGACGTTCGGCTATCACGAGTTCTTCCACGCCTTCACCGCGATCGCGGCAATCTTGCATTACATCGCCATGTGGTTCGCCGTGTTCTACACGGAGGACAAAGCGTGGCTGCTGGGCGGCTAG
- the coaA gene encoding type I pantothenate kinase, translating into MPRLSEPSPYVEFDRKQWRALRMSTPLALTEEELVGLRGLGEQIDLLEVEEVYLPLARLIHLQVAARQRLFAATAEFLGEPQQNPDRPVPFIIGVAGSVAVGKSTTARVLQALLARWDHHPRVDLVTTDGFLYPNAELDRRNLMHRKGFPESYNRRALMRFVTSVKSGSDYACAPVYSHLKYDVIPGAKHVVRHPDILILEGLNVLQTGPTLMVSDLFDFGVYVDARIEDIEQWYISRFLAMRSTAFADPESHFHHYAALNDTKAVAAAREIWRSINRPNLVENILPTRPRATLVLRKDADHSINRLRLRKL; encoded by the coding sequence ATGCCGCGGCTTAGCGAGCCGAGCCCTTATGTGGAGTTCGACCGAAAGCAATGGCGTGCGCTTCGTATGTCGACGCCGCTGGCCCTCACCGAGGAGGAACTGGTCGGCCTGCGCGGGTTGGGTGAACAAATCGACTTGCTCGAGGTCGAAGAGGTCTACCTGCCCCTGGCCCGGTTGATTCACCTGCAGGTCGCGGCCCGACAGCGGTTGTTCGCCGCGACCGCCGAGTTCCTGGGCGAACCTCAGCAAAACCCGGACCGGCCCGTGCCGTTCATCATCGGGGTCGCCGGCAGCGTGGCGGTCGGCAAGTCGACCACCGCCCGTGTGCTGCAGGCGCTGTTGGCCCGCTGGGATCATCACCCGCGGGTGGATTTGGTGACCACCGACGGCTTCCTGTACCCGAATGCCGAGCTGGACAGGCGAAACCTGATGCACCGCAAAGGGTTTCCGGAAAGCTACAACCGTCGGGCATTGATGCGGTTCGTGACCTCGGTCAAGTCAGGCTCGGACTACGCGTGCGCGCCGGTGTATTCCCATTTGAAATACGACGTCATCCCCGGGGCCAAGCATGTGGTGCGCCATCCCGACATCTTGATCCTCGAGGGTCTCAACGTCCTACAGACCGGTCCGACCCTGATGGTGTCGGACCTGTTCGACTTCGGCGTCTACGTGGACGCGCGGATCGAAGACATCGAGCAGTGGTACATCTCGCGGTTCCTGGCCATGCGCAGCACCGCCTTCGCCGATCCCGAATCGCACTTCCACCACTACGCGGCGCTCAACGACACCAAGGCCGTCGCCGCGGCCCGCGAGATCTGGCGCTCCATCAACCGGCCCAACCTGGTCGAGAACATCCTGCCCACCCGGCCGCGCGCCACGCTGGTGCTGCGCAAGGACGCCGACCACTCCATCAACCGGCTGCGGCTGCGCAAGCTTTAG
- a CDS encoding adenylate/guanylate cyclase domain-containing protein: MFHYGLDLSLSYVLAVVEAAAILIPLRGHTSVGANADFARHSTGPVVLLVVLGIVGVSVAGAVSLAPTLRWFVAGDEPTPHQREIVMKLAGRQSAILVTAWALSGGTFVLLNLGGGARLLLPIVLGVLLGGTAAAGTGMLLAQRTLRPIMRAATLGAEPRLAVPSVYARLVLLWFLCSAFPITVIAALVVLRSYGWLIEKSASLDVPILVVSLAALVLGLPTMILTSRSISDPIGEVVDAMAEVEHGRMETYVGAYERSQIGRLQTGFNRMVTGLAERDRLRDLFGRHVGADVAQRAVEEGASLSGDVVEAAVLFIDLVGSTQLAESRPPQEVAVVLNDFFRIVVNAVDEHHGMINKFAGDAALAVFGVPLPTSEPASSALATARALATQLQRLPVDFGIGVSAGRVFAGNVGAENRYEYTVIGDAVNEAARLADLAKTSDRRILCSAAAIDAAGEAECGHWAECYSTVLRGRSEATHVSAPTGPTG, translated from the coding sequence ATGTTTCACTACGGGCTCGACCTGAGTCTGTCGTATGTTCTGGCGGTCGTCGAAGCGGCCGCCATCTTGATCCCGTTGCGCGGCCACACGTCCGTCGGGGCCAACGCCGACTTCGCGCGGCACAGCACGGGGCCGGTGGTACTGCTGGTCGTGCTCGGCATCGTCGGCGTCTCGGTAGCCGGCGCCGTGAGCCTGGCGCCCACGCTGCGCTGGTTTGTGGCGGGCGACGAACCGACGCCACACCAGCGCGAGATCGTGATGAAACTGGCCGGACGCCAATCGGCGATCCTGGTGACGGCGTGGGCGCTGAGCGGCGGAACCTTCGTCCTGCTCAATCTCGGTGGCGGGGCCCGGCTCCTGCTGCCCATCGTGCTCGGGGTGCTGCTCGGCGGCACGGCCGCCGCCGGCACGGGAATGCTGCTCGCGCAACGCACCCTGCGGCCCATCATGCGTGCCGCCACGCTGGGCGCCGAGCCACGGCTGGCCGTGCCCAGCGTGTACGCGCGACTGGTTCTGCTGTGGTTCCTCTGCAGCGCCTTTCCGATCACGGTCATCGCGGCGCTGGTGGTGTTGCGCTCCTACGGATGGCTGATCGAGAAGTCGGCATCGCTGGACGTGCCGATCCTGGTGGTGTCGCTGGCGGCGCTGGTGTTGGGACTGCCGACGATGATCCTGACTTCGCGGTCCATTTCGGACCCGATCGGGGAGGTCGTCGACGCCATGGCGGAGGTCGAACACGGCCGGATGGAAACCTACGTCGGCGCCTACGAACGCTCCCAAATCGGGCGGCTGCAAACGGGTTTCAACCGAATGGTGACCGGGCTCGCCGAACGCGACCGGCTGCGCGATCTGTTCGGGCGTCATGTCGGGGCCGACGTCGCGCAGCGCGCGGTCGAAGAGGGCGCATCCCTGTCCGGCGACGTGGTCGAGGCGGCGGTTCTCTTCATCGACCTGGTCGGCTCCACGCAGCTCGCGGAAAGCCGCCCGCCGCAAGAGGTTGCCGTGGTGCTCAACGACTTCTTCCGGATCGTCGTCAACGCCGTCGACGAACACCACGGCATGATCAACAAGTTCGCCGGCGACGCCGCGCTGGCCGTCTTCGGGGTGCCGTTGCCGACAAGCGAGCCGGCGTCGTCGGCTCTGGCGACGGCCCGTGCCCTGGCGACTCAACTGCAGCGGTTGCCAGTCGATTTCGGCATCGGCGTCTCCGCGGGGCGCGTTTTCGCCGGCAACGTCGGCGCCGAGAACCGATACGAATACACCGTGATCGGCGACGCCGTCAACGAAGCCGCGCGGCTGGCCGACCTGGCCAAGACGTCCGACCGGCGAATCCTGTGTTCGGCGGCCGCAATCGACGCGGCCGGTGAGGCCGAGTGCGGGCACTGGGCCGAATGCTATTCCACCGTATTGCGCGGGCGATCCGAGGCCACCCACGTCTCGGCGCCGACCGGCCCGACCGGTTAG
- a CDS encoding thioredoxin domain-containing protein, translating to MSQADSSATNTLGLATSPYLRQHANNPVHWQQWTPEALADAAARDVPILLSVGYAACHWCHVMAHESFEDDDVAAAMNAGFVCIKVDREERPDIDAVYMNATVALTGQGGWPMTCFLTPDGRPFFCGTYYPKEGFLQLLSAVSATWRERRGEVEEASDHIAGELRKMAGGVPGGGPAVAPDLCDHAVASLLGDEDTTHGGFGGAPKFPPSALLEALLRNYERTGSPPALDAVSRAGNAMARGGIYDQLGGGFARYSVDNAWVVPHFEKMLYDNALLLRAYAHWARRTGDPLARRITDQTARFLLDDLADGAMFTSSLDADADGREGSTYVWTPEQLDDVLGPDDGRWAAGVFAVTPAGTFEHGASVLQLPADPEDPQRAERVRTQLLIARHGRVQPGRDDKVVTSWNGLAITALAEASVALDEPEFAHAASRCARALLDLHVVDGRLRRASLGGVVGDSVAILEDHAMLSTGLLALYQLTAEAAWLTKATELLDTALAHFADPDRPGRWFDTADDAEQLMLRPADPLDGATPSGASSITEALLTAAHVVDGERAERYLRASDDALRAHSVLLERAPRSAGHWLAVAEAAIRGPLQIAVACDPSWSPLLAEARRLAPGGTIVVGGEVDSSALLAGRDRVAGADAAYVCRGRACDLPVTTAAELAAALGVSGH from the coding sequence ATGAGCCAGGCTGATTCGTCGGCCACGAACACTCTGGGGCTGGCCACCAGCCCGTATCTGCGCCAGCACGCCAACAATCCGGTGCACTGGCAGCAGTGGACACCGGAGGCACTGGCCGACGCCGCCGCCCGCGACGTGCCGATCCTGCTGTCGGTCGGTTACGCGGCCTGTCACTGGTGCCACGTCATGGCGCACGAGTCGTTCGAGGACGACGACGTCGCCGCCGCGATGAACGCGGGATTCGTGTGCATCAAGGTCGACCGCGAGGAACGGCCCGATATCGACGCGGTGTACATGAACGCCACGGTGGCCCTCACCGGGCAGGGCGGTTGGCCGATGACGTGCTTCCTCACGCCGGACGGGCGGCCCTTCTTCTGCGGTACCTACTATCCGAAAGAGGGCTTCCTGCAACTTCTTTCGGCTGTGTCCGCCACCTGGCGGGAGCGGCGTGGTGAGGTGGAGGAAGCGTCCGACCACATCGCCGGCGAGTTGCGCAAGATGGCTGGCGGTGTACCGGGCGGCGGCCCCGCGGTGGCGCCGGACCTGTGCGACCATGCCGTCGCCTCGCTGCTCGGGGACGAGGACACCACGCACGGCGGGTTCGGCGGTGCGCCCAAGTTCCCGCCCTCGGCGCTGCTCGAGGCGCTGCTGCGCAACTACGAACGCACCGGGTCGCCGCCGGCGCTCGACGCGGTGTCGCGCGCGGGCAACGCGATGGCCCGCGGCGGCATCTACGACCAACTCGGCGGCGGCTTCGCCCGGTACAGCGTCGACAACGCTTGGGTGGTACCGCATTTCGAGAAGATGCTGTACGACAACGCGCTGCTGCTGCGCGCCTACGCGCACTGGGCCCGGCGGACCGGCGATCCGCTGGCGCGCCGGATCACCGACCAGACCGCCCGGTTTTTGCTCGACGACCTCGCCGACGGCGCCATGTTCACCTCGTCGCTGGACGCCGACGCCGATGGCCGCGAGGGCTCGACCTATGTGTGGACGCCCGAACAGCTCGACGACGTGCTGGGGCCCGACGACGGCCGTTGGGCCGCAGGCGTTTTCGCGGTCACCCCGGCCGGAACGTTCGAGCACGGCGCCTCGGTGCTGCAGCTGCCCGCCGACCCGGAGGACCCGCAGCGGGCCGAACGCGTGCGGACGCAGTTGTTGATCGCCCGTCACGGCCGGGTCCAGCCAGGACGTGACGACAAGGTCGTCACGTCCTGGAACGGGCTGGCGATCACCGCCTTGGCCGAGGCCAGCGTGGCGCTCGACGAACCCGAGTTCGCCCACGCCGCAAGCCGTTGCGCGCGGGCGCTGCTCGACCTGCACGTCGTCGATGGTCGGCTGCGGCGCGCCAGCCTGGGCGGGGTGGTCGGCGACAGCGTCGCCATCCTCGAGGACCACGCGATGCTGTCCACCGGACTGCTGGCGCTCTACCAGCTGACCGCCGAGGCGGCCTGGCTGACCAAGGCGACCGAGCTGCTGGACACCGCGCTGGCGCACTTCGCCGATCCGGATCGGCCCGGCCGCTGGTTCGACACCGCCGACGATGCCGAGCAGCTGATGCTGCGGCCCGCCGACCCGCTGGACGGGGCGACCCCGTCGGGCGCGTCGTCGATCACCGAGGCGCTGCTGACCGCGGCGCATGTGGTCGACGGGGAGCGCGCCGAGCGGTACCTGCGGGCGTCGGACGACGCGCTGCGCGCGCACTCGGTGCTGCTGGAACGGGCGCCACGCTCGGCCGGACATTGGCTGGCCGTGGCGGAGGCCGCGATCCGCGGACCGCTGCAGATCGCGGTCGCCTGCGACCCGTCGTGGTCGCCGCTGCTGGCCGAGGCGCGGCGGCTGGCGCCCGGCGGGACGATCGTCGTGGGCGGGGAAGTGGATTCCTCGGCGCTGCTGGCGGGCCGGGACCGGGTGGCCGGCGCCGACGCCGCGTACGTGTGTCGTGGCCGGGCGTGCGACTTGCCGGTGACCACCGCGGCCGAACTGGCCGCCGCCCTGGGTGTTTCCGGTCACTGA